The genome window TTGCAGATAACACGTTTTCCAGAATTTTCGCTGTGGCAATAGGCCAGATATTGTGTGTGCATACTGCTTACGGGGATTATTCTCCATCTGAATCTGCGGATTGTTTATCCCAAAGATTTCGCATCGCAGATATAGAAAGATAAACAAAGTGACTCGGTGTGTGGAGTAACGATTGCCTGGTGCTCGGCGACGAATGAGTCATCATCCGACCAAATGCTTATCTAAAATGCGCCTATTCggcatttttttttagctcgGCATATTAATCACACGACTAAAAGTGCAACTGGGCTGTTTCCTCTATCTTCCTCCCCCTCCCCTGGTCTATCTACCCATTTCTCATCGTATTTCTCTGCTGTTTGCGAttcgctttttgtttgccgAACAACGGCAGCGAAAAGTCCACTTTTGTGTGGGCAGCTGGCCGGCGAGAGCTTGTTGAGAATCTGTATCTCGTGCGCACAGATACAAAAGTATCGACACATGCTCGTACAAATAGGCAAACACAATCCGTTGGTCAAGAATGTATGTATGCCATAACAATTGGCACTCAATTGTAAATGCATATTACTATGAACTGCGGGTTTTCCCCCGGCGAACGCTGAACTGACTTATATTCTTCTTGGATCCGCTGCTTTACATGCACAGCCCACAACAAACAACGGATGCAAAAAGCAGCCCAACCAGTTCGCTTTTCACTGCAGCTGGCAAACCACTTTCATTATATGCACTGGTTTTTCATTGTGGAAAACTCAAGGCTCAAGGTCGCAGGAGGCACTGTTTTTTCTGTGCGCATGCTGCTTAACTGTGAAGCTAGAGagattataaaaaattaatttagttCTCAGAACGTTGGAAATTCCCATTGGTACTTGCTAGGATGCATAGAAACTGCCATACTTCCGGGGGCTAAAAAAGCGATTTGATTAGATATGTATATTATACTATATATGCATTGGATATACGGCGATTCTTCGAATGCTTGCCCAACAGATAGACGTCAATGCAAATTCAAGTTTGCAACTGAAAACATTTTCGCCGTCGAGAGATCGAAATgaatttatatacatacatttaaaaaattgaaagAGCTCCGTTCGTTCGTTACACATTTGTTGTGCTTGTGGTTGGAATATACTCGTGTTTGCGTGCTTGAGGCGCTTTTGAGGTCTGTGGAGGTCTGTTGTATACACGTTTTTAACCCCCTAAAGCCGGCCAGCCGCGGGCGTTTCTCATTCACCTCTCCATTTGGCCCAGAAGCCCCTGTGGACATGTGTGAACATTTACAACCGCGTATAAATAACGCCGACTAACGTGCTTGCCTGCAACCAACTAAGTATACTTCGCATTTCAACTCCCCCACTCCCCCCTGAACAAACTTACATTCTATATGTGGTCTATATGGCGCTATAAATCGCTGAAGTTGGTGGGATCGTGCGGGGGAGATGGGTTCAGTGGGGCTTCAGTGGGTAACTACCGGTTAACGCGGCTTTTGCGGTAAAGTTAATGCCGGCCGATGTTTTAGCTACAAAGCAAGGCAAAAAACACGCATCATAATAATAAACGATgatttttctttaaaaattcaTTATATTTCGCTATTCGAAATTACACGTTTCCTTTTTTGCACATCTACTTTCCAAGTTGTTCCGAGAATCGTAGCCAAAAGCATGCTACTAAGGGTTATACGAATTAGAAAAAAAAGCATCACACACTTTCACACAATTAAAATAGAAACATTTAGAAAATTGTgcataatttttattataatttaaaaccAAAGTTTGGGGCGCTTATCGCAGGAAGTTGGATAAGTCGAACTTTAATGCTTGAAAATCTCGAAAGATGTGTATGTGCACACATAAGTACTTAGTATTATTAacagcaaaataaatataataatgttATTGTATATATTTCACAAGGTCACGTTTTATAAATTTTCTACAACTTGAATGAGCTATTtaattgatatatttttttcgtAGTGTGCTTTTTCGCTGACGTCACGTGCTGGAGATATTTTTCGCTTTCAGCGCAGTCAATAGCGAAACTTAAAAATGCCGCAAAACTTTTTTATCGCGTCTGGGTCTGTGCTTGGTTTGTTtagcctttgtttttgttttcattcagCGTTTGCTGCTCGTGCGGCTGGTGGAAAGAAAACTGGATTTCAGtacaaaatcaaaatacatTCAGAGCCAAAAAAGGATTTGACTCGATATCAACAAGTTCTTAGTAACTaagttgttttaaaaatacacTTTTGATTTAAAATGCTCTTAGTTTGCCTTAGATTGGACGCCTATATACGTTAGGTTGCCGGAAAGTGTAAGTCCCATTTCGCTTTGGTCCCAAAAGACAGCACATGGCCAAAAACTCTAGCGATATAGAGACCCCGAGAGAGGCGGTGGCCACCCAGTCATCCATCCATGCATTTTTGGCTCTAATTATGGGGTGCGGTTGGTTATTTCGTTGATAATATACACCGGCGTTTCCCCTTTTGTGACCCTCGAAGAGGCGATGTGCGTAAATTAACATAATAATTCCATTAACCGAATTTTATAATAAGATCTTTGTGGACAAAGCATTTTTCGCATACGTCGGTCAGTAGTTTCGCAGTTCCTAATAAACGAAAACTCTAGTCGCTTTTCCGCGAAGCCGTTGAGGGCTATTTAAAGTTAGTAAATTGGCCGATAAGTGCCTGGTTCGGTTTTCCACCTAATCCATACGCAATCTTTCGTGGCAATTGATTCATCGATGCCTTTTGGTCAACGCGCTATCAGAGCATGGTAATAATATATGAATATGGCAAATTTCCAGCAAACACTGATTATTCTAACTACTTCAGCGAAATTTTCATATCATTCTTAATGGTTGGCCGTACTTACTTTGTCATTCACGTTTGCGCCTTATCAAGTGAAAGGTTTCGTGTATAAAAGTGGGCAGTCAAATTAGCCAAGCCTTTAGTTGAATTCGTTCAATCGATCGGTAAACACCTGTAGACAGTTCATAACTTCACATATAATCATTAATTGCCGTGATAGAAAAACGATCTCCCCATTGTGGCAATACAGCGATTAGCTATCGCTTGGCAAATTGTTTGTAAACAGTCTGCTCACAGCCACCTGACAGCCTCTGCTCTACTCAGATAACCCAAGTGAGATCAGGAACAATTCCCCATAAAGCCGGCGAATCGATACGAGAAATCGAAACATCTACTTCTGTTTCGTCTGAAGCTTTTCCATCGATAACCCTCGTTGCGGGTGACTCACCTCGGATGCAATTGTGTGTCTTTAGTATTTTTGCAGCTTGCCGCAATTCGACGGTACTCCTAATaagaataaacaaaaaactatttttgccaaCTTGACTGAGTTTCTTCCAGCTGACTTGGCACATTAGAGGCATCCGACAGCAAACCAGAACCTTGAACCACTTTACTGTGGACTAAAAAGTGCCGAAGGGCAGAAAAAGAAAGAGCAGCCGGCAGCACTGACTTATGAATAGAAAGAAACCTGCCTGCGGGCGAATCCAAACTACCTCTTACCACCACACACCACACAGTCGCATTGGTTCCATCTACCTAAGCTGACTTACTCCCTGACTCTCGTACCTAGTGAGCCGCACATCCGAACTCGAATGCGGTTCCTGGGGGTCAGGTATCGGCGCGACCTGTTTTGATCATCCACCTCCTCCATCCCTAAAGTCCCTTCGCTTGGACTGCATTTTCGGGCTTGTTTCGGCCATTAGATCCTTATCTAATTTTGTTGCCTGGACTGGAGTCGCCTGGAAGTGGACTGGTTTGCCTTGTTTACACCACTCTTTCAACTTCTTCGTTTTCTTGGGCCATTCATATTTGCTACGTGAGCGTCGCGCTGGCCTTTTTTCCGGGTAACTACAGAAATTAGCGTATCGACCACAAAAGCAAACACGTTTCGGTTCGGGTTTGGCTTTCGGGTCTGTGAGTCTGGACCCTGCGTCTGGATTACCGCTCATTTACGGTCACGTTTCGACGACAAGGAATTGTCGCCGGTGGTGCGGACTTGGCTAAGAATCATCGCGGCACGAAGGAGAAGGGCTCGACCGGTTGCCAACGACGTTGGCACCggcaccgccaccgccaccagGCTGCCTTATCAGCACTATTTAGCATGACCATAAAGAGTCATATTCCCCACGGATCGCACTCGGACTCGGACTCGCCCGGTGGTGCAATTAATTTTCACACCTGTTGTTCGGAGCGTCTCGAATTCACCTCACGCGTTGGTTTGGCtcgttttttgtttactttctcACTTGCGTGCGAGCTGGTTTTTCTCGGTGTGTTTGTCATTTGCAATAATTTTTCGTTATGGTAATAAAAGGCTAAAGCCAGCATGGTCGCATTCATTGGGCTCTTTACCGCGCTCATAAAGCCACGTTCTATGAGCTCACGACACGGCTGGGAGATCTGCTTCCTCCTCTGAAAGAACACATCTAATTATATTTCCATTACCTAAATTGAAAACATTTCATTCGGCAGTGGAATTATTTAAGAAACCTAACGTAAACAAAACTGTGAATATCGGAGTACGAAACAACAGAGGTTTTCCTTTAAAAATTTGAGTTTTGAGCAATGTAAATATGTTTGGAATGTAAACAAGTACAATTATCAGTTCTTTATGATGTGTAACACTATGGAAGGCGTAACAAAGATGTGTTACTGATTAACATTTACTTTACCTTTCGATATGACACAAACATGACTCTGCTTATTGTTAATATTTGACCGAGGGGAGACTTAAACCTTGATAGATAAGTCAACAATTGGCCGTCTTTATGGGATACCACATCGAGTACGAGCTGCAGTGCAAATATTGTTAAAAGTCAGACTGGGGTCGCATCTACGAATCGCACAAAACCATAGCCGTCATCACATCACATATTAATCCAATATTAGGAGACATTATCGACATCGCACTTACcctcatatgtacatatgcttGTGTATTTATAGTTTCCTCCTCCTAACCATACTAAATTCAAACCAAGTCAGAAAAACACGATCTAGTTCGCATGTATGCGAGTGCATTTTATGGACGCCTCAGACTCATTTGCCTGTGGAAGCCAGCAGGACATTGATCGGCCCAAGAGCCAGCTCAAAAAGTCCCAGAACAGAAACTGAATCCGAGCCAGAATCAGAAACACCCCAACCGTTGCACTGATCACCATACACATTCAGCTGTCACAGCTTAGCATCCAAAATCACTATACCATCATCATATCCATCGGGTAGAGCAAGAGCATGAGCTTGTGGAAGCGCATCTCCAGCCATGTCGACTGCGAGCAGCGTATGGCGGCTTACTACGAGGAGAAGGGTATGCTCGAGCTGCGCCTCTGCTTGGCGCCCTGGATCGAAGACAGGATAATGTGAGTAGAGTGGGGAGTTGGGGGTGATGGGGTTGACTAAAGCCAGCAGCAGCTTACGAACGAACAATAAGTAcgcttttatttttagaaagcATAATCTTATGAATCTCTTTTTACCCTGTAGGTCCGAACAAATAACGCCCAACACTACCGATCAGTTGGAGCGCGTGGCCCTAAAGTTCAACGAAGATCTGCAGCAAAAGCTTCTATCCACGCGCACCGCCAGCGACCAGGCCCTCAAGTTCCGGGTTGTGGAGCTTTGCGCCCTCATCCAACGCATCTCCGCCGTTGAGCTCTACACACATCTGCGCAGCGGTCTACAAAAAGAGTTGCAGTTGGTCACCGAGAAGAGCGTGGCTGCAACCGCAGGCCAATCAATGCCGCTAAATCCCTACAACATGAACAACACTCCCATGGTTACCGGCTACATGGTGGACCCCAGTGATCTGCTGGCGGTGTCCAACAGCTGCAATCCGCCAGTTGTTCAGGGCATAGGACCCATCCACAATGTGCAAAATCCAGGCATTGCCTCCCCAGCCCTCGGTATGGTCACACCCAAGGTGGAGCTGTACGAGGTGCAACATCAGATCATGCAGGCCCTCAATGAGTTTGGCAACTGTGCCAATGCCTTGAAGCTGCTTGCCCAGAACTACAGTTACATGCTAAACTCCACATCCTCGCCGAACGCAGAAGCTGCCTACAGAAGTCTTATCGAGGAAAAGGCGGCCATCGTACTCACAATGCGTCGCAGCTTTATGTACTACGAGTCGCTGCACGAGATGGTCATACACGAGCTCAAGAACTGGCGCCACCAACAAGCGCAAGCCGGAAACGGAGCTCCCTTTAATGAGAGCTCCCTGGATGATATCCAGCGCTGCTTTGAGATGCTCGAAAGCTTTATCGCACACATGCTGGCTGCCGTTAAGGAGCTGATGCGCGTACGTCTGGTCACCGAAGAGCCGGAGCTCACACATCTGCTTGAACAGGTGCAGAACGCGCAGAAGAACCTGGTATGCTCCGCCTTTATCGTCGACAAACAGCCCCCGCAAGTGATGAAGACCAACACACGCTTCGCAGCGTCTGTGCGCTGGCTAATCGGCTCTCAGCTGGGCATTCACAACAATCCACCCACAGTCGAGTGCATCATAATGTCAGGTAAGAATAATGAGTACTTTCTCTGCTCCTCAGTATATATGCCTAAAGTTTCCACTTCTTATTCACAGAGATCCAGTCGCAACGGTTCGTTACGCGGAATACACAGATGGATAATAGTAGCCTCTCCGGTCAATCATCGGGCGAGATTCAAAACGCCTCTAGCACCATGGAGTATCAGCAGAACAACCATGTTTTCTCCGCCAGTTTCCGAAACATGCAGCTGAAGAAGATCAAGCGGGCCGAAAAGAAGGGCACTGAGAGCGTGATGGACGAGAAGTTCGCCCTGTTCTTctacaccaccaccaccgtgAACGATTTCCAGATCCGTGTTTGGACCCTGTCCTTACCGGTGGTGGTTATTGTGCACGGCAACCAGGAGCCCCAATCTTGGGCTACCATTACTTGGGACAATGCGTTTGCGGAGATTGTTCGCGATCCCTTCATGATTACCGACCGCGTTACCTGGGCCCAGCTGTCAGTCGCGTTGAACATCAAATTCGGATCTTGCACAGGGCGTTCTCTGACCATTGATAACCTGGATTTCCTATGTGAGTTGGATCTCCATTATTTGTTGATGAtcggtatttattttcgttgttTTAACAGACGAGAAACTCCAGCGTGAGGAGCGGTCTGAGTACATTACGTGGAACCAATTCTGTAAGGAGCCCATGCCCGATCGGTCCTTTACATTCTGGGAGTGGTTCTTTGCCATCATGAAACTTACCAAAGATCACATGTTGGGCATGTGGAAAGCAGGCTGCATTATGGGCTTCATCAACAAGACCAAGGCTCAGACTGATCTGCTGCGTTCAGTTTATGGTATCGGCACTTTCCTGCTCCGTTTCTCCGACAGCGAGCTCGGTTTGTTAAAAATACTTACCTATTTAAggtaacaaaaaataaatgttataaACCACAGGTGGAGTCACTATCGCCTACGTAAACGAAAATGGACTGGTCACCATGCTGGCGCCATGGACTGCACGTGATTTCCAGGTGCTGAACCTGGCCGATCGCATTCGAGATCTGGACGTGCTTTGCTGGCTGCACCCTAGCGATCGGAATGCGAGTCCCGTGAAGAGGGACGTCGCCTTTGGTGAGTTCTACTCAAAGCGTCAAGGTAAGAATGCAATCAAAGATAACACGGTCCAACACTCCTAATCAGAACCTGAACCCCTCGTTCTAGATCCCGTGACCGGTTATGTGAAGAGCACATTGCACGTTCACGTTTGTAGAAACGGAGAGAATGGATCTACTAGTGGAACACCGCATCATGCTCAGGAAAGCATGCAACTGGGAAAGTAAGTTTTGGAAGCCGACGCCACAGCCAAATCGACCGCCAACAgccacaacaaaaacaataaaccaTTTATTACCTATTGCGTTTATACTTGGCTTCAAAGCTTGAGTGGAGAGCTAATGTTTGGGCCGAGATGATCGATAAAGCCTCTATGTCATGGCTGATCcgccatttttgtttttgcttgtTTGCTTTACTTTACATTGATTATGATTATGTTTTTGACCAAAAAGTTTAATCAGATTGCAATACTTTGAATTCGAAAAAAACGTTGTAAAGGGGCAAAAAGTCGAAACCAAATGCGTTTGTTCCTGACTAATCCGAACTTGAGGCTCTTTTGTTAAcaaactaataaaactaattggATACTCTTACTGAGCTCTTTTGATAAGCTCTCCATTTCACTCGTCTCTACTTATTTGTACTTACACAGAAACTTACCTACCCTactctttgtttattttcattttccaccTTTTGCGGCTATTGATTTTTTGGTGATGGTTCAGTATCTCGCCACAAAGCGGCATCACTTTCTATAGCCCAGGCCGACTTGAGGAATCAGATTCCGATGCTAGCGAAACGGCCGAGGCCCTAGAGAGAATTGTGATAGGCGCTCAACCCAACGATCCTGTGATAAGTGAAATCACTGATGCCTTATTGACGAGCAACTATAGACAGTACGTTTACTATTAATGATCTTATGCTGTGCCACCGCCTGCACCTGATGGCTGGGTACTGGGCGCTAGTTGATTGTGCCATTTACCGAAAGGTATAACATTATAGCTAAGTTTCGCATTCAAATCACTCAACTCCGATCACTGCAACACGTTCACTTGTTGATACTTCCCGCGCTCTTCGTCCGCATTCACTCACGCCCTAATAGCGCTCTCATCCGATCGATCCGTCCTGACCGCCATCTCCCAGTTCCCCAATCAAATTGCAGTTGGCTACTTCATTCTCATACCATTGCATCGCCTCAGTTTATCCCTGATTCATGAATTTCAGATGGGCTCTCTCGAATGAGATAACTAACTATACTCGTATGCCTAGTCGTTCgcaatttagttttaagagacTTTATTACTTACGTTTCGTTTTGTGTTAAGTGagtcttttatatttttcactttatgTTCAAAGTATTGCCATCTCTTTAAACTTTTCAGGCACAACTCGATCAATTTTGTAAGAcatttgcaaaaattaaaaaaaaaaaacatgccCTCTAACCTTTATCTTTACCCTTTTCTTATTTCGCTTTGAACGCAGCTTGCAGAATAGCACCATCATGCACCTATAAATCTGATCTTAACTAATCTGAGTTAACCAATCAAGCGACATAGGCAGTTTcagattgaaaaagaaaaactaataaaattgaCAAGTGTTTTAAACTGCTAACTGCTACACTAGACTTAAAATACTCCTGTGTGCCCCTTTGTAAGGGTTGTTGTTCGATTACTTGCATGTTCGTTGCTGTTGTCACTTTTATTACGAACTTAATCTCAATTTgatgttattgttattatattGAAAGTTAAGTGAAACCTTCACTCTCAATTGCTGGGGATTATCTTCCATTAAAGCTTGCGCAACATTTCCCAAGTACAAATTTGTAATAAGTTCAGCACTTTGGCCATTTCATTATTTTATGCCCTCATCTATGCATCCATCCCACCTTTTCCTTGGACCGCCTGCatgattttgatttaaaaactTCCGGttcattattatttcttttctAATTTTACACAACTTTGTTCGAAACCTCTTTTAGTGGTGACTTTGGAATGGCGGACTTCGACACGATTACAAACTTTGAGAACTTTTGAAACTAAGATACTATAACAACTATAGAAGCCTACGTATAAACGAAATCAAATAAACTCCTGAACGTGTGTCGCTATCTTGGAAGACCGACGATGACGATTCCGCCACCTCAACGATTGCAACGATCTGGCGCATGACTCATTGTGCTAATCGAAAGTTTTATTTAATGTTATCTAGATGTAATTATTAGATTTGGGAATGCATCGTAGTGGAAGGTTTTGTTTGGTATGTATTTCATCTCttgatatttattatttcacCTCAAAACTCACTTAAGCGCACTAAGATTTTGCTAGGCCTTCGGGTCAGATCGAAAAAGATCGAAACAAGGTGTagttaaatgtttttaataagCAAGTGAATagataaaaaaatatatatattgtaacGAAGAGGTTTATTATGCTCCGTACTAAATGTTCGCGATTGTCCAGTTAATTGTTAATCGTATTTTGAGCGTTATTCGTCGTTTTACGCTATATACAAACGTTATACACAAATAAACTAGAGAAAGGATGTGGATTCCGGCACGGAAGTAAGCTGGTTTCAATGGTCATGGATCTGTTTGCTTTTTAAGACTAGCTAGAAGAGTTGAGACTTCTTTTAAGACTAGCTAGAAGAGTTGAAACTTCGTACAGGGAACGAAACAAATTACGAATTTACATGCagaatatctatatatatttatatacgtatatatgtacacaagCGCTTTTTTGCCGCAGATGGtgaaactatttttaaaaaccAACTTAGCTGCGTATTTTAAATGTTACTCGTGTACCTACTACTTGCGACTAAGAACTATTAGGAACTATTTTCGTAGGTTTTCGTTTATACAATTTATATTGAACTCTTACCTTTTTCCTTGCAGCTTTTTGTGAAACGCCAAAACACAagaacaacatcaacaacaataagaTCTAGCCGATCAATGCATGCAACACAAACACCTTCAGCTCACAGCCAGAACATTGTCTATATTATATGGTATATCGTGATTATGATTGTGTCTGACTTAAGCAAAATTTAGAATTTCTGTGTTGTACAAACCTTTGGAATGTGTCCGCAcgttgttttatatttttatatataccttttatatatgtatgcatatgaTTTCAATTTGTGCACTATGACATGTTCGTCTGTGACAAAGCATTACGTTTAGATGATACTGACGAGATAATCGGTTTAGTTAGTGAGTAACTATTTGTTGAATctaaatttttgattttgattttaattttatggaataattttaaaactttGATATACAAATTACTTCGCGTGATAAGCCTATGTTAAACGAAAGTGGAAAAACAATCAACGAGAGCAGCAACGCAGGGAttgattgcattaattttagTTATAATCTAAGTAACATTGAATTGCTTTATGTAACCCCATCCTTTATTGGCTTCCAATGCTGAAAATGCGCAAAAATTTGAACTAAtcaatgtatatttttttgaaaCTTGTTTGTTTGAGTCATCAGGGCAGAGTTTGCAATGCATTTCAAATGCGCCACATGCGATTGCCTTTTTAGTCAGCTATTAGAGACACGAGGACCATATTACGTTTGTATGAGAGATCGTAAACATAATCATTTATGTAtgtaaacaacaacaataacacaATACTACACTTAGCTTTGTACGTGAACCTTAAGAATTTTATAAGACTTAAGTACACCCcaaataaatatacaattcAATAAACTTGAAACACTTAAATGCGAACGGGAGCGGATTTCCTTTTGTGTACTCACAATTTGCGAAACCAAATGTAATAATGTGTACGTAAagttttaatgtttaattgTGAAAGCtattgcacacacacattcccaaaaaactataaacaatcagcacacaacacacagatacacacaaatacacacgAGAGAAGCTCGCCAAAAACAATGTTGATATTTGGATACTATTATTTGATTGTCCTGTCCTCACGGTGTACTTGAACTAATTGTGTACATTGTGTAAGtgttttaaatgttatttCGAAAGCTAATTGGGTGTGCAATTTCTAAAGCTAATGTGGGAAATAACTAAAGAACTATTCTTGTCAAAATGGCCAATaaagatttgattttaaacattagTTTCAATtgattgtttatttatttcgttgtCATGCCAAAGGGTTTTTCATCACACAGATGAGCTCGAGAAGGGTCCTGTATCTAGTTTTTGGTGGAGCAGCACTTGTCCTTGGGTCCGTTCTTGCAGGAGCACTGGCACTGCTGGCTGCAGGCGCAGTTGTCGCCGCACTTGGTGGCGGAGCACTGGCAGTCTTAGGATTAAGTAGGGAAATTAGCAGCCGCACTTGATTAACTAGCAACTAGTATACTCACTTGTTCCACAAGCCTTGCAACCCATTgtgtgtttatatattttgctgttgaatttattaaaataaacttGATTCACTTAGCCGTTAGCTAGCACTGTTTGATGATTGTCGACTGGCGGTCCAGCATTCTTATAGTGCTTCTACTGCTTTGCGCACCAAGAAAATCGATTCCTGTTATCAGTGCGTGTGCAAATCGCTTTATCATCGCCGGGCACAAAAAGCATTATGCTTTTGCGCACGCCGATCGAGCTGCACACGGCTTTCTTATCTTATCGGACAGCACGGCCCACCGTTTCGATTGGTCTGGATCGGGTATAAAGAGGAGGGTTTCCCAACCAGAAGGCATCAACAAGTTCAACAAGCTTCGAAAACTCGGAAATACCGCAgtaaataaaccaaaaaattCAACAAGATGCCTTGCAAGGGATGTGGAAACAGTGAGTACCAGTCACCCCAAATGGGACaacttatattttataaagttATACTAATGGAATGAACTCTCCACCTCTAGACTGCCAGTGCTCAGCCGGAAAGTGCGGAAGTAACTGTGCCGGAAACAGCCAATGCCAATGCGCCGCCAAGACGGGAGCCAAGTGCTGTCAGGCAAAGTGATGGCCGGATCCATTTGGATTAGGTTAAATAGTCTCTAATAGTTGTTACAAACCCCCGACTGACGCTGAATAAAACCCATTATAATGTTGTGCTTATCTTAATTAAATATGACTATTAATTATTGAAAATGTAGCACTTTAAGTGCtttcaaaaatgaaaacataaGAAAAGCATTGTTATTGCCAATTGTTACCTGATCTATTCAGTTCGTCATAGAGTTATCAGTGATCCACATTTTgtaaaaacaatattaaatcCTAAACATTATGAATCGTATTATGCATTTATTGTCTTTGCCTCTAAAGTAGCTCTAAACCATCATGcataaaagtaaaaaataaCTGAAAAAATGTTCAGGCATTTGTGACGGAAGTCTTCATTCCCAGGCCCCACTTTGGGCATAAGTTTATAATCTACGGggtttatttaatttgcagcGAAGCAAAACAGCTCGCTACCACTTTCTATGGCCCATTTAGCCAAGTGTGGTTAGTGTGGTTGGCTGTGGAGCAGGTGCGTTAGTTGAAGGGCCATCAGCCGACAGAGAAGAGGACTCGAGTCGCCGCAGTCTTTAAATGTGCAACTTGGAGGGGCCACTGCTTGCCACACTGCTCGGAGGAGTCCTCTAGGATGCGTGCCGTAAACAGGTTGAAATGGCAGGATGGCAGGCAAGTGGTTAAACATCTGGCAGATTGAAAGCCGAGAAGGACACGCTCTCTGTCTGTCTGTCAATTCGCATCCGAAAGATGCATTAAGCGCGCTAATTGCAGTTGACAATCTTATTTAACAGGCAGCCGAATTGGGGGAACTG of Drosophila mauritiana strain mau12 chromosome 3R, ASM438214v1, whole genome shotgun sequence contains these proteins:
- the LOC117145892 gene encoding signal transducer and transcription activator isoform X6, whose amino-acid sequence is MPLNPYNMNNTPMVTGYMVDPSDLLAVSNSCNPPVVQGIGPIHNVQNPGIASPALGMVTPKVELYEVQHQIMQALNEFGNCANALKLLAQNYSYMLNSTSSPNAEAAYRSLIEEKAAIVLTMRRSFMYYESLHEMVIHELKNWRHQQAQAGNGAPFNESSLDDIQRCFEMLESFIAHMLAAVKELMRVRLVTEEPELTHLLEQVQNAQKNLVCSAFIVDKQPPQVMKTNTRFAASVRWLIGSQLGIHNNPPTVECIIMSEIQSQRFVTRNTQMDNSSLSGQSSGEIQNASSTMEYQQNNHVFSASFRNMQLKKIKRAEKKGTESVMDEKFALFFYTTTTVNDFQIRVWTLSLPVVVIVHGNQEPQSWATITWDNAFAEIVRDPFMITDRVTWAQLSVALNIKFGSCTGRSLTIDNLDFLYEKLQREERSEYITWNQFCKEPMPDRSFTFWEWFFAIMKLTKDHMLGMWKAGCIMGFINKTKAQTDLLRSVYGIGTFLLRFSDSELGGVTIAYVNENGLVTMLAPWTARDFQVLNLADRIRDLDVLCWLHPSDRNASPVKRDVAFGEFYSKRQEPEPLVLDPVTGYVKSTLHVHVCRNGENGSTSGTPHHAQESMQLGNISPQSGITFYSPGRLEESDSDASETAEALERIVIGAQPNDPVISEITDALLTSNYRHGDFGMADFDTITNFENF